The Rhodothermus marinus DSM 4252 DNA segment GTCGAAGTGGCGCTCCATCCAGTACATGGTGCCGTGGTAGCCCGCCTTCAGCCAGGCTTCCAGGCGGCGGGCTTCTTCGTCGAGCGGTTCGGCCTTCGAGATGCCACAGGCATCGAAGCCGAGCCGCCGCGCTTCGGCCTTCAGGGCCTGCGCCAGCCGTTGCTGTGCGTGTTCGTCGAAGCCGGGCATAGGGGGAGGCGGTTGGCGTACGCGTAGAAAACAACGGACGCGGTCGCCCGGAGATCCGGCGCCATAAAAAAGCGGGCTTCCCCCGCAGGAGAAGCCCGCTGCTGTTTTCAGCCTGAGGAGGCGATTACATGCCGCCCCGCACCGGGATGGTGTCGGCGCGACGGTACTGCGCCAGTCCTTCCTTCTTGCTCGTCACGCCGGTGACGCGGCCACGGCTCACCGTAGTAATGCGGCTGGCCGGGATGCCGTTGCTCGTGTAGAACTGCTCCACGGCACGGGCGCGGTCGGTCGAAAGCTGCTGCGGGTTGCGCTCACCCGGCGCGGCCCAGCCTTCGACGCGCACCGACAGGTTCGGGCAGTCCTGCAGGATCTGAAGGTTCTCCTGCAGCGCCGAGCGAGCGGCGTCGTTCAGCACGCTCGAGTTCCGATCGAAGAAGACCGGGTTCATCTCCGTCACGTCGGCGCAGTACTCCGCCTCGTAGGGGCGCACGGTGATCGAAAGCGTGCGCGAGTCGGAGCCCGCGTTGTTCGACACGTTCAGCGTGACGGTGTAGGTGCCCGGACGGCTGTAGGTGTGCGTGGGGTTGGCACCCGAGCCGGTGCTGCCGTCCCCGAAGTTCCACTGATACGTGATGGGCTGGTCGCCACGCACGTTCGCGCTGAAGCGCACGGCCGTCCGCGTATCGGGCTGCATCGGGTTGGCCGTGATCGAGATGATCTCGGCTGGCACGGGCGGGCGATAGACGACCACCGAGGTCGAACCCGTGCTCGTGGACTTGCCGCCCCGGTTGGAGGCCGTGACGGTCACCGTGTAGGTGCCGGGCTCCGTGTAGGCGTGCGTGACCGGGTTGCCCGCCGCGGAGCTTCCGTCCCCGAAGTCCCAGCTGAATTCGACAGGCGGCTTGGCGTCTTCGTTGATCGTGGCCGTGAAGGTGCCGCTCTGGTTGACCTGCAGGCTGTCGGGGCCTTCGACGCCCAGCACTTCGACCGGAGTCGAACGGCAGCCCGTCAGGCCCAGAATGGTCAGGGCCGTCAGCGCGGTCAGCAGAAGGTAGCGTTGGGGTTTCATCGTGTGCATGGCTGGTTGAAGGTTACTGGTTAACAAGATTCTCTGGATACAATTTACAAAAGCGAAAGCGAAAGCAAGCTTTCCAATGCCGAACAGGAAATCGTTAACAGGAATTTTCAGCAGGTACGAAACTGAATTTCCATACTGTCTGGAAGAGCCGTCCCGCTTTGCTCACAACCGGCTATATCATACGCAAAATTTTGCGTAGAGTAAAGCAACCGATTTGTAATTTTTGAAAGGAAGGTACAAAAAAAGCCCACCCGCAGGCAGGCTCAGGAGGGCAAAAGAGCCCCGCTTCAGGCCAGCTGGTTCACGTACTTTTCCAGCTTGCGCTTGTAGTTTGCGGCTTTGTTTTTGTGTATAATGCCCTTAACCACAAGGCGATCGAGCAGGCTCTTAGCCTGATTGAGCAGGGGAAGGGCCTCTTCGCGCGACTGGGCTGCCCGTACTTTCTTGATCAGGGTGCGCATCCAGCTACGGTAGTAGCGGTTACGGGCGCGCCGCTTGGCGTTCTGACGAATGCGCTTGATTGCCGACTTATGGTGTGCCATGGATCTCCTGTAAGGTTCGGTAACGTGACGGTTTGAGGAAAAAATCCTGCCGATGGCGGCTTTCGTAAACCGGAATGTCGGCCGGTTTGTTGCAGCCGCGTTGCAAAAAATCTTAAAACGTAGCCATGTGGCCTTTTTTCAAAAAGTTGTTGGCGCGCTGGGATGAAGAAGTCGTGGTCCTGGTGGTGGAAGACGCCTATGCCGGAGCGCCCGTGCCCTTTACGCTGCGGCCGCTTCGTTTGCTGGCATTGATCGGGGGAAGCGCGGTGCTGCTGGCCGCCATGCTGGTAGCACTGGTGCTGTTGACGCCGCTGCGCGAGCTATTTCCCGGTGTGGCCACCGAGGAAATGCGGCAGCGGGCCCGGCTGAGCAGTCTGCGGGTGGCGGCGCTGGAGGATTCGCTGGCGGTTCAGCAGGAGTACATTGCCCGATTGCGTCAGCTCATCCTGGGCGAAGTGACCCCGGCCGGGGAAGGCGAGGCGCGGTCGGAGTCGCCCGGCGAAACGGGCGTGATGCTGCCCGAGGCTGCACCGACGTCGGAAAACTGGCAGGAGCACCAGCCGCCCGCGTTGCCCGTGCTGGAACTGGCGGCTCCGACGACGCCGAACGTGCAACCGGCCGTGCTCCGGAGTGATCCGCTGCTGCAGCTTCAGTTTCCCGTGCTGCCGCCGGTGGCGGGCTTTCTGACCCGGGGCTTCGATGCCCGCAGCGGACACTACGGGGTCGATCTGGCCGTGGAGGAGGGCACCGTGGTGCGCGCGATCGGCAGCGGCTATGTGATCTTTGCAGACTGGACGCAGGCGGGCGGATTCGTTATTATCGTACAGCATGCCGACGGCTACGTCTCGGTCTACAAGCACAATCAGCGCCTGCTCAAACAGGTGGGTGATCGCGTGCGTGACCGCGAGGCGATTGCATTGAGCGGCAATACGGGCGAAATTACCACCGGCCCGCATCTGCACTTTGAACTCTGGCGCCACGGACTGGCCCAGGATCCGTTGAACTATTTCGTCATCCAGTGATCGTTATGGCTTTATTTAAAGGAAACACAAAGGAGGCGACCATGAGCCGCGCATCCGGCACGCCGGCACCCGGCCAGTTGAATCTGGTGGGCGAAGGCACCGTTTTCGAGGGGACGCTGCGCACGCCGCACGACATCCGCATCAGTGGGAAGGTGATCGGCACGCTGTACGTGCAGGGAAAGGCGATCATTGCGGCCGAAGGGGTGCTGGAAGGACAGTTGCATGCCCGAAGCGCCGACGTCGCCGGTCAGGTCCAGGGCGATCTGATCATCGAAGAAACGCTCCTGCTCAAGGACTCGGCCCGGGTGGAAGGCCGCATTCAGACCGGACGGTTGGTGGTGGAGGCGGGTGCCATTTTCGACGGCGAATGCCGCATGGGCAAGATCGACCGGGTCATCGAGACGAAGGCGACGCCTTCGGCCGACAAAGAAGCGGCGACGCCCGCGCGGGATGCTGCGCGTGCCCGAAAGGCGGATGTTGAACCAGGCGCCGGGGCATGAAGGCCCGAAAGAAATCCGGCGAGGCGACTTCCTCCATGCAGGAAGCGCTTCGGGCGCTGGGGCCTTACATGGGACTGGGGTTGCAACTGGCCCTGGGGATGGCGTTTTTTGCGGTCGGGGGCTACCTGCTGGACCGCTGGCTGGGCACATTGCCCTGGCTTACGCTGGTCGGCGTCGTGCTGGGGCTGGTGGCCATCGTGGCCAAGCTCTGGCAGGTGAACGCGCTGCTGCAACGAAGGTCGCGGCGGTCGGGGCGCGACGCGGCTCATGAAAAATAAAACCCCTATTTATTCAGAATTCATTGCGTTGGGCCCAACCGGTGGGGTCTTTCGTTTTAGTTTTTGCGTTCCAGGCGCGCGTCGATCGTTCCGACGGGTTCATCGTCCGGGCTTTAGCATGGAAGACCTCTGGATCAGCCTGATGGCGGGAGCCGGCCTGGCCG contains these protein-coding regions:
- a CDS encoding PKD domain-containing protein — encoded protein: MHTMKPQRYLLLTALTALTILGLTGCRSTPVEVLGVEGPDSLQVNQSGTFTATINEDAKPPVEFSWDFGDGSSAAGNPVTHAYTEPGTYTVTVTASNRGGKSTSTGSTSVVVYRPPVPAEIISITANPMQPDTRTAVRFSANVRGDQPITYQWNFGDGSTGSGANPTHTYSRPGTYTVTLNVSNNAGSDSRTLSITVRPYEAEYCADVTEMNPVFFDRNSSVLNDAARSALQENLQILQDCPNLSVRVEGWAAPGERNPQQLSTDRARAVEQFYTSNGIPASRITTVSRGRVTGVTSKKEGLAQYRRADTIPVRGGM
- the rpsT gene encoding 30S ribosomal protein S20, which translates into the protein MAHHKSAIKRIRQNAKRRARNRYYRSWMRTLIKKVRAAQSREEALPLLNQAKSLLDRLVVKGIIHKNKAANYKRKLEKYVNQLA
- a CDS encoding M23 family metallopeptidase — protein: MWPFFKKLLARWDEEVVVLVVEDAYAGAPVPFTLRPLRLLALIGGSAVLLAAMLVALVLLTPLRELFPGVATEEMRQRARLSSLRVAALEDSLAVQQEYIARLRQLILGEVTPAGEGEARSESPGETGVMLPEAAPTSENWQEHQPPALPVLELAAPTTPNVQPAVLRSDPLLQLQFPVLPPVAGFLTRGFDARSGHYGVDLAVEEGTVVRAIGSGYVIFADWTQAGGFVIIVQHADGYVSVYKHNQRLLKQVGDRVRDREAIALSGNTGEITTGPHLHFELWRHGLAQDPLNYFVIQ
- a CDS encoding bactofilin family protein gives rise to the protein MSRASGTPAPGQLNLVGEGTVFEGTLRTPHDIRISGKVIGTLYVQGKAIIAAEGVLEGQLHARSADVAGQVQGDLIIEETLLLKDSARVEGRIQTGRLVVEAGAIFDGECRMGKIDRVIETKATPSADKEAATPARDAARARKADVEPGAGA
- a CDS encoding AtpZ/AtpI family protein translates to MKARKKSGEATSSMQEALRALGPYMGLGLQLALGMAFFAVGGYLLDRWLGTLPWLTLVGVVLGLVAIVAKLWQVNALLQRRSRRSGRDAAHEK